One genomic region from Rattus norvegicus strain BN/NHsdMcwi chromosome 10, GRCr8, whole genome shotgun sequence encodes:
- the Or2ak6e gene encoding olfactory receptor Olr1434 yields the protein METGNHSCGTDFTLVGLFQYGHMDTFLFTVITLLFAVALIGNITLVHLIRLDQTLHTPMYFLLSQLSVIDMMYISTAVPKMAANFLSDTKTISFLGCLIQVFVFLTLACCEALLLGFMSFDRYIAIFQPLHYPVFMSRKICCSMVASAWSSSSINALVHTVYVFQLPFCGSRIVNHFFCEIPSLLPLVYEDTSQYEHLIVMSVLVLVLIPFLAILASYARVLVVVYQMGSEKGQSRAVSTCSSHLTVASLFYVTGLCTYTQPHSLHSPGRDKVVALLYSIITPVLNPFIYSLRNKEVMGALRRHMG from the coding sequence ATGGagacaggaaaccacagctgtggGACAGACTTCACCTTGGTTGGTCTTTTCCAGTATGGACACATGGACACTTTCCTCTTCACAGTCATCACCCTCCTCTTTGCAGTGGCTCTCATAGGAAACATCACACTGGTCCATCTCATCAGGCTGGACCAAACactccacacccccatgtacttcctCCTCAGCCAGCTCTCAGTCATCGACATGATGTACATCTCCACCGCTGTGCCCAAGATGGCAGCTAACTTCCTGTCAGACACCAAGACCATTTCCTTTCTGGGATGCCTGATCCAAGTCTTTGTGTTTTTGACTCTTGCTTGCTGTGAAGCCCTCCTGCTGGGTTTCATGTCCTTTGACAGGTATATAGCCATCTTCCAGCCCTTGCACTACCCTGTGTTCATGAGCAGAAAGATCTGCTGCTCCATGGTTGCCAGTGCCTGGAGTAGCAGTTCCATCAATGCTTTAGTGCACACAGTGTATGTATTTCAACTTCCATTCTGTGGATCTAGGATTGTTAACCACTTTTTCTGTGAGATTCCATCTCTCCTGCCACTGGTGTATGAAGACACGTCCCAATATGAGCATTTGATTGTCATGAGTGTCCTTGTCCTTGTGCTGATACCCTTCCTGGCCATCCTAGCTTCCTATGCTCGGGTGTTGGTTGTTGTATACCAGATGGGTTCAGAGAAGGGACAGAGTAGAGCAGTGTCCACCTGCTCCTCCCACCTGACTGTGGCCAGCCTGTTCTATGTCACTGGTCTCTGCACCTACACCCAGCCACACTCCTTGCATTCTCCTGGGAGGGACAAAGTGGTGGCTTTGCTCTACTCTATCATCACCCCTGTTCTGAACCCgttcatctacagcctgaggaacaaggAGGTCATGGGGGCCCTGAGGAGACATATGGGATGA